One Thermodesulfobacteriota bacterium genomic window carries:
- a CDS encoding CDP-archaeol synthase — translation MALLAAGSIVVAANIAPALFGITPLARRFPWPLDAGLVLPDGHRLLGSHKTLAGLVLGVLAAATMGLAWGLAPATGAAAGLLAMAGDLASSFLKRRLGLAAGSRVPVLDQGLEALLPLLFLHHRSLVDWPGLLVVLVLFCLLAYPAAIFKARVLDTPPVPDYPRLVRSATRFKEWRACHAPIAVWQRYLNFEYVIVYEWLFTGLVRLLGLYGKGRANTARLGLTRIDLFFPHLPPAFDGYRILLLADLHADGDPELPGRLAALVSPLAVDLCLVAGDIRAKLYGPTVRAIAGLKRITRVIKAADGIFGVLGNHDCIEMIPELEDAGIVMLVNDSEPVTRGKDRLWLVGVDDPHYYKCHDLTRAFREVPAGAFIIFLAHSPELSREAAARDASLYLCGHTHGGQVRLPGLGPLFTHSRSTPRRMVSGPWQAGAMQGYTSRGVGSSTVMVRFNCEPEATVITLRQGTAPRKA, via the coding sequence GTGGCCCTGCTCGCTGCCGGCTCCATCGTCGTTGCCGCCAATATCGCGCCGGCCCTGTTCGGGATCACCCCCCTGGCCCGCCGTTTCCCCTGGCCCCTGGACGCCGGCCTCGTCCTGCCCGATGGCCATCGCCTGCTCGGCAGCCACAAGACCCTGGCCGGGCTTGTCCTGGGCGTCCTGGCCGCGGCCACCATGGGCCTGGCCTGGGGCCTGGCCCCGGCCACCGGCGCCGCAGCTGGCCTGCTGGCCATGGCCGGCGATCTGGCCAGCTCCTTCCTGAAAAGGCGGCTGGGTCTTGCGGCCGGCAGCCGGGTGCCGGTTCTGGACCAGGGCCTGGAGGCGCTTCTGCCCCTGCTCTTTCTGCATCATCGTTCCCTGGTGGACTGGCCAGGCCTTCTCGTGGTCCTGGTGCTCTTCTGCCTCCTGGCCTATCCGGCCGCCATCTTCAAGGCCAGGGTCCTGGACACGCCGCCGGTGCCCGACTACCCCCGCCTGGTGCGCAGCGCCACCCGCTTCAAGGAGTGGCGGGCCTGCCACGCCCCCATCGCCGTCTGGCAGCGCTACCTCAACTTCGAATACGTCATCGTCTACGAGTGGCTGTTCACGGGCCTGGTGCGGCTCCTGGGCCTCTACGGCAAGGGCCGGGCCAATACCGCCCGCCTGGGCCTCACCCGGATCGATCTCTTCTTCCCCCACCTGCCGCCCGCCTTCGACGGCTACCGGATCCTGCTCTTGGCCGACCTGCATGCGGATGGCGACCCGGAGCTGCCCGGCCGCCTGGCCGCCCTGGTCTCGCCCCTGGCGGTGGACCTGTGTCTGGTGGCCGGCGATATCCGGGCCAAGCTCTACGGCCCCACGGTGCGGGCCATTGCTGGCCTGAAGCGGATCACCCGGGTCATCAAGGCTGCGGACGGCATCTTCGGCGTGCTGGGCAACCACGACTGCATCGAGATGATCCCGGAGCTGGAGGATGCCGGGATCGTGATGCTGGTCAACGACAGCGAGCCCGTGACGCGGGGCAAGGACCGCCTCTGGCTGGTCGGGGTGGACGATCCCCACTACTACAAGTGCCACGACCTCACGCGGGCCTTCCGCGAGGTGCCGGCGGGCGCCTTCATCATCTTCCTCGCCCACTCCCCGGAGCTCTCCCGGGAGGCCGCAGCCCGGGACGCCAGCCTCTACCTGTGCGGCCACACCCATGGCGGCCAGGTGCGGCTGCCCGGCCTGGGCCCGCTCTTCACCCACAGCCGCAGCACGCCCCGCCGAATGGTCAGCGGCCCCTGGCAGGCCGGCGCCATGCAGGGCTACACCTCCCGGGGGGTGGGCTCCTCCACGGTGATGGTGCGCTTCAACTGCGAGCCGGAGGCCACTGTCATCACCCTGCGGCAGGGCACCGCCCCCCGGAAAGCGTGA
- a CDS encoding sigma-70 family RNA polymerase sigma factor — translation MSAPPAKPYAALYRETGLAAYLKAIRGQPVLGYEEIRRLAQQTRAGDRAARQRLISGHLRLVVHFARELAGRGLPLMDLIAEGNLGLIRAADGFDPERNLRFATYAVYWIREAMLRALQGLNRPVRLPGSMVRLVRQWCHTEQELARRLRRPPRSHEVAQALDLPPPLAAQVRQAMLLSRGAQPNEGGLEDRLPDLACPDGGERGNPYHLLALAGEREALHLELRRLEPDLVRVLILRYGLEDGEARSPQEVGRALGLSGLRVQMLERQALARLARQLAAGPDPRRPRGGTGRSRQD, via the coding sequence ATGTCTGCCCCGCCTGCCAAGCCGTACGCCGCTCTGTACCGGGAGACCGGCCTGGCCGCCTACCTCAAGGCGATCCGCGGCCAGCCGGTCCTCGGCTACGAGGAGATCCGCCGCCTGGCCCAGCAGACCCGGGCCGGTGACCGCGCCGCCCGCCAGCGGCTGATCTCCGGCCACCTGCGCCTGGTGGTCCATTTCGCCCGGGAGCTGGCCGGCCGAGGCCTGCCCCTCATGGACCTGATCGCCGAGGGCAATCTGGGCCTGATCCGGGCGGCGGACGGCTTCGACCCGGAACGGAACCTGCGCTTCGCCACCTACGCGGTGTACTGGATCCGGGAGGCGATGCTGCGCGCCCTGCAGGGCCTCAACCGGCCGGTGCGGCTGCCAGGCTCCATGGTGCGCCTGGTGCGCCAGTGGTGCCACACGGAGCAGGAGCTGGCCCGCCGCCTCCGGCGGCCGCCCCGGAGCCACGAGGTGGCCCAGGCCCTGGATCTGCCCCCGCCGCTGGCCGCCCAGGTCCGCCAGGCCATGCTGCTCAGCCGCGGGGCGCAGCCGAACGAGGGCGGGCTGGAGGACCGGCTGCCGGATCTGGCCTGCCCGGACGGCGGCGAGCGGGGCAATCCCTATCATCTGCTGGCGCTGGCCGGAGAACGGGAGGCCCTGCACCTCGAGCTGCGCCGGCTGGAGCCGGACCTGGTGCGGGTCCTCATCCTGCGCTACGGCCTTGAGGACGGCGAGGCCCGCTCCCCCCAGGAGGTGGGCCGGGCCCTGGGCCTGTCCGGCCTGCGGGTGCAGATGCTGGAGCGCCAAGCCTTGGCGCGCCTGGCCCGGCAGCTGGCGGCAGGCCCGGACCCTCGCCGGCCCCGCGGCGGCACCGGGCGTTCTCGCCAGGACTGA
- a CDS encoding 6-bladed beta-propeller, whose product MTRQICQSLAFTAALAVAQVVATAPAQALSPPAAVASWSNFNYGTFRPQSVAGLPDGQRLVTLDAVTGRLLLFEAATGHFLYRWHHVDPADPAADFRLPSWVTVAAPAGEILLADAGRHRISVFDQEGAFVREWGGWGREAGRFLGPNRVATDGVGQVYVADWAAGSVSVFALDGSFRRRFGSPGDGPGELGSRFAVAASTDGHFVYVADWDRYRILRFDDQGQLAGSFGEAGSSRGQLGGPCELAVLAASGDLLVADTANHRLQILAAGGTWSPPLGGTGTGPGLFQQPQGVSSLADGRLLVADAGNSRVQVLDAGGGMLAAITNRAYNDDELKVPSGIAVDAERDRVYVVDQGKGKIKAFDRQGRYVLTFSADSTSLSTPTGAAVATDGSVLVAEEAAGRVLRFGLDGRLSQVLGGPGSGPGQFLAPTDVAVDPDNGDIYVVERANCRVQRFDRDGALILAWGSRGAADGQLRDPYGIAVLPQTGEVVVADTAANRLQVFDQEGRHRRTFAQHGGGVADLAWPRDLTVDRHGDLWVADTDHNRLAHYDPSGAFLGQIASDPARGIVFHPRAVDADPATGEIFVTASYESRIHVFGSDGAYRRSWGYLAENAPGELRSPVATATDPVTGQVWILDRYPERVSRFDPNGSLTFSFGRSGQHWEEDGMGWPDSLAVDPDGNLLIGCGMHEDPDDLTTPRRYVKVFDRQGRYRFRFGGYSANDLIQGIAVDPASREVFITVKNRSTVQRFDQAGRPLGEWGGSAGGHLLQPWGIAVGPAGEVFVADATGNDIQVFTPAGDFLRSFGGTGSGPGQLRGPRNLTFGPDGLLYAADSGNNRVLALYPADGSQAFAVTDRVTNPQAMTFDAAGDLYVLSAWGSYPVTRFSWQPPPASCALDADCDGLRDSDETGSDPYSADTDGDGLDDASEIRVHDTDPARADTDDDGYDDRQEIEAGTDPRDPLSPPPPHRDPVPEALVNGQAGPLLTAPGGRIAFQIRLDPGSHAGEPADWWLILRTPAGWASLSIPGGWRPGIRRLGAFPLAAIPEPLEVLALPAAAQPGTYALFFALDGNTDRRLDATWSALAQAAKP is encoded by the coding sequence ATGACCAGACAGATCTGCCAATCCCTTGCCTTCACCGCGGCCCTGGCCGTGGCCCAGGTTGTGGCCACGGCACCGGCCCAGGCCCTGAGCCCGCCGGCGGCGGTGGCCAGCTGGTCCAACTTCAACTACGGCACGTTCCGGCCGCAATCGGTGGCCGGGCTGCCGGACGGCCAGCGTCTGGTGACCTTGGACGCGGTCACCGGCCGCCTGCTGCTCTTCGAGGCAGCCACCGGCCATTTCCTGTACCGCTGGCACCACGTCGATCCGGCCGACCCGGCAGCCGACTTTCGGCTGCCCTCCTGGGTGACCGTCGCCGCGCCCGCTGGCGAGATCCTGCTGGCGGACGCCGGCCGCCACCGGATCAGCGTGTTCGACCAGGAGGGGGCCTTTGTCCGGGAATGGGGCGGTTGGGGCCGGGAAGCCGGCCGGTTCCTGGGGCCGAACCGGGTGGCGACGGACGGCGTCGGCCAGGTGTACGTGGCCGACTGGGCCGCCGGCTCGGTGAGCGTTTTCGCCCTGGATGGCAGCTTCCGCCGCCGCTTCGGCTCTCCGGGGGATGGCCCCGGCGAGCTGGGCAGCCGGTTCGCCGTCGCTGCCAGTACCGACGGCCACTTTGTCTACGTGGCCGACTGGGACCGCTACCGCATCCTGCGCTTCGACGACCAGGGCCAGCTTGCCGGCAGCTTCGGCGAGGCGGGCAGCAGTCGCGGCCAGCTGGGCGGCCCTTGCGAGCTGGCGGTCCTGGCGGCCAGCGGCGACCTCCTGGTAGCGGACACCGCCAACCACCGCCTGCAGATCCTGGCCGCCGGCGGCACCTGGAGCCCCCCCCTGGGCGGCACCGGCACCGGCCCCGGCCTCTTCCAACAGCCCCAGGGGGTGAGCAGCCTGGCGGACGGCCGGCTGCTGGTGGCGGACGCCGGCAACAGCCGGGTGCAGGTCCTGGATGCCGGCGGCGGCATGCTGGCAGCCATCACCAACCGGGCGTACAACGACGACGAGCTCAAGGTGCCCTCCGGCATCGCCGTGGACGCGGAGCGGGATCGGGTCTATGTGGTGGATCAGGGCAAGGGCAAGATCAAGGCCTTCGACCGCCAGGGTCGTTATGTCCTCACCTTCAGTGCCGACAGCACCAGCCTCTCCACCCCCACCGGCGCAGCGGTGGCCACCGACGGCTCGGTGCTGGTGGCCGAGGAGGCGGCGGGCCGGGTGCTGCGCTTCGGACTGGACGGACGCCTCAGCCAGGTACTGGGCGGCCCCGGCAGCGGCCCGGGTCAGTTCCTGGCCCCCACCGATGTGGCCGTGGATCCGGACAACGGTGACATCTATGTGGTGGAGCGCGCCAATTGCCGGGTGCAGCGCTTCGACCGGGACGGCGCCCTCATTCTGGCCTGGGGCAGTCGCGGCGCGGCGGACGGCCAGCTGCGGGATCCGTACGGCATCGCCGTCCTGCCGCAGACCGGCGAGGTGGTGGTGGCGGACACCGCTGCCAACCGCCTCCAGGTCTTCGACCAGGAGGGCCGCCACCGGCGCACCTTCGCCCAGCACGGCGGCGGCGTCGCCGACCTCGCCTGGCCCCGCGACCTGACGGTGGATCGCCACGGCGACCTCTGGGTCGCCGACACCGACCACAACCGCTTGGCCCACTACGACCCCTCCGGCGCCTTCCTCGGACAGATCGCCAGCGACCCCGCCCGCGGCATCGTCTTCCATCCCCGGGCCGTGGACGCCGATCCGGCCACCGGCGAGATCTTTGTCACCGCCTCCTATGAAAGCCGGATCCATGTCTTCGGCAGCGATGGCGCCTACCGCCGCTCCTGGGGCTACCTGGCGGAGAACGCCCCCGGCGAGCTTCGCAGCCCGGTGGCCACGGCCACCGATCCGGTGACCGGCCAGGTCTGGATCCTGGACCGCTACCCGGAGCGGGTCAGCCGCTTCGACCCGAACGGCAGCCTGACCTTCTCCTTCGGCCGCTCCGGCCAGCACTGGGAAGAGGACGGCATGGGCTGGCCGGATTCCCTGGCCGTGGATCCGGACGGCAACCTTCTCATCGGCTGCGGCATGCACGAGGATCCGGACGACCTCACCACGCCCCGGCGCTACGTCAAGGTCTTCGACCGGCAGGGCAGATACCGCTTCCGCTTCGGAGGCTACAGCGCCAACGATCTCATCCAGGGAATCGCTGTCGACCCCGCCAGCCGGGAGGTCTTCATCACGGTCAAGAACCGGAGCACGGTGCAGCGCTTCGATCAGGCGGGCCGGCCCCTGGGGGAATGGGGCGGCAGCGCCGGCGGCCATCTCCTGCAGCCCTGGGGCATCGCCGTCGGCCCGGCCGGCGAGGTCTTCGTGGCGGACGCCACTGGCAATGACATCCAGGTCTTCACCCCGGCAGGCGACTTCCTGCGCAGCTTCGGTGGCACCGGCAGCGGTCCGGGCCAGCTCCGCGGCCCCCGCAACCTGACCTTCGGCCCGGACGGCCTGCTCTACGCAGCCGACTCCGGCAACAACCGGGTGCTGGCCCTCTATCCCGCGGACGGCAGCCAGGCCTTTGCGGTGACCGACCGGGTCACCAACCCTCAGGCCATGACCTTCGACGCGGCCGGCGACCTCTATGTGCTCAGCGCCTGGGGCAGCTACCCGGTCACCCGCTTCTCCTGGCAGCCGCCGCCGGCCTCCTGTGCCCTGGATGCCGACTGCGACGGCCTCCGGGACAGCGACGAGACCGGCAGCGACCCGTACAGCGCCGATACCGACGGTGATGGCCTGGATGATGCCAGCGAAATCCGGGTCCACGACACGGATCCGGCCCGGGCCGACACCGACGACGACGGCTACGACGACCGCCAGGAGATCGAGGCCGGCACCGATCCCCGGGATCCGCTGTCGCCGCCCCCTCCCCACCGGGATCCGGTGCCGGAGGCGCTGGTCAACGGCCAGGCTGGTCCCCTGCTGACCGCACCCGGGGGGCGGATCGCCTTCCAGATCCGCCTCGACCCCGGTAGCCACGCCGGCGAGCCTGCCGACTGGTGGCTGATCCTCCGCACCCCGGCCGGCTGGGCCTCCCTGTCCATCCCCGGCGGCTGGCGCCCCGGCATCCGCCGCCTGGGCGCCTTCCCCCTGGCAGCCATCCCGGAGCCCCTGGAGGTGCTGGCGCTGCCCGCCGCAGCCCAGCCAGGGACCTATGCCCTGTTCTTCGCCCTGGACGGCAACACCGACCGCCGCCTGGATGCCACCTGGAGCGCCCTGGCCCAGGCAGCCAAGCCCTGA